The genome window ACCTGAATAGAGGTAAGTATAGAGATTCTTGATATCCGTATTTTCAGGAGTCAAGGTCTCGTAAGTATTCAATGGCTCGTTCATCTTGTTGCGGGCATCAGCATACATATCTGTACCTGCTGAGAAACAGCTGGTGAACAGAGGTGCCGCATAGATGTCTTGCAGACGCTGATAGGCATCATTGACGAGGTTGTTAAATCCCTCTTTTGTCGCAAAAGTCTGTTTATCAGTTACATTCGACTTGTTGCTAGCATCCAGGAAGTCGCTGCAACTTGTCATGGTTCCCATGCAGCAGGCCGCCAATGCTACGCTATATAATATCTTTTTCATAATTGTTTACTTCATTTAATGAGATTAGAACTTAAGATTTACACCAAACTGGTAGGTTACAGATGATGGACCGCCATTCTGCAGATTCTGTGATGCCCACTCTGGGTCGAAGCCCTTGTAGTTGGTGAAGCAGAATGGGTTCAGAACGTTTACATAAACACGGAGATTTCTGATACCTGCCTTGTTTACTACGCTCTTAGGCAATGTGTAACCCAGGGTAATGTTCTTAACCTTGGTGAAAGAGGTCTTCTGATACTGGAAACCTTCTCCCTTGGCTGAACCCTTGTCACCGAAGTAACCACCCATCGAAGTATCGCTGTTGTTTGGATAAGGATACTTTCCGTAGTGGGTCTCTGTGGCGGTTGTAATCTCACCTGTTGCATGATCGATGATTGGTGCTCCCTTTGGTATGTAGTAGTCCAGTTGCATGTGGGCATTACCACGGTCGCCATACTTCATATACTTCTCATGGAAGTAGCTGCGTGACCAGAATCCGCTCTTTGTATAGAACATGATAGAGAAGTCGAAGCCCTTGAAGTAAACATTGGTAGTGAAACTACCGGTCCAGCGTGGATCGGTACAACCATAAATCTGCTTATCGTTGTCGTCAATCTTACCGTCATCGTTCCAGTCGTTTACGGCTACCTGACCTTCATACCACTTATACTTAGTGCCATACTTCTCGTAGAATTCCTTCAGGGTATAGTGCTTGTCACCATTCATGGTGTGCATGGTTACACCCTTGTCGGTGATGACATCGGTATGGGTATAGTCACGGAGTACATTCAGTGGCTCGCCGATAAACCAGTTGTTGGCTACCTCATCAACCTTACCATTACTCAACTCCTTAATCTTGTTCCAGTTGCGGGCGAAGTTTATGTTCGCACTCCAGGAGAAGTCTTTCTTGTTGATGATGTTAAAGTTCAAACCGAGTTCTATACCTCTGTTCTGGACAGAACCTACATTGAAGGTTGAAGTCTTCTCACCAGTTTCGATAGGCACTGAACGTGACATAATCTGACCATCAGAAAGACGGTTATAGAAGTCGGCTGTTACATTGATGCGGTTTTTCAGGAAACTCAGGTCGAGACCTACATCAAATTCCTTTACCTTCTCCCAGATGAGTTCTGTATTTACCAATCCGTTAGGATGATAACCCTGTACCTCTTTGCCATCTATGGTTACATAAGATGGACCTGTAGCAGAAGCGATAGTTACATAGTCACCCACATTGTTGTTACCGGTAACACCGTATGACAGACGGAGTTTAGCATTGTCTAACCAGTTGTTGAACTGCTTCATCCAAGCTTCATCAGAGATACGCCATGCTGCAGCTACAGAAGGGAACCAGCCCCATCGGTTGCCGTCTGCGAAGCGTGAACTGCCATCGGTACGGAGTGTAGCTGTAGCCATGTAACGGCCCTTGTAGGAATAGTTGGCACGGAAAGCAAATGACTCCAATGATGACTCAGTATAAGAACTTGAGAGGGTTTTGTCGCCGCTGGCTGTTCCCAGGTTGTGAAATGTAGTATGGTCGCTGGCGATACCCTTGCCTTCTTCGTACTGATATTCTGTGTTACTCTTGTACAGTGAGAACAGTGCCATGGCACCAACGGTGTGGTCACCAAATGTGCGGTTGTAGTCAAACTGGTTGTCCCACGTCCAGTCTACACGGGTTGTATTGGCAACGGATCCGAAGTTTGTCTTGTTCTTCTGGTAGTAAGTTGAACCTACGTCGTTACCCTCGTTCAGACCTGTTGCATAGAAGATGCCCTGGCGCTTGTGAGAGTAGTTAGGAGAGAAGGTGGTTGTAAACTTCAATCCCTTGATGATGTTGGCACGCAGGTAGAAGTTACCCATCAGTCGGTACATCTTGGTCTCATTGGTATAGTTGCCGTCATTCAAATCGATGAGGGGGTTATATGTAGATGTAAACTGTGCATCTGAACCAAAGGCTGCCTTTGCTCCCGGGTTAGGAATCAGGTTGCCATCTGCATCTGTTGGAGATACGAATGGGTTAAAATAGAATGCATTCACGTATGGAGAATAAGTACCATCAGTACATACATCCTGGGTGCGGCTCATTGACATGTTGGTAGAGAAACCTGCCTCGAATATCTTGGAGAGCTTGGCATCCATTGCTCCCTTGAAGTTGAAACGCTCATAGTCGTTGCCTTTGAACACGTTCTCCTCGCCCTGATAACCCATACCTACACGGTAGCTTACCTTGTCTGTAGCACCGGCAGCACTGATAAAGTGGTTCTGCTGGGCAGCTGTACGGCTAACCAGCTTCTTCCAGTCGTAACCATCGAAACTTGGATCCATCATCAGGTCATAAAGTTTGGAGTCTTTGTAGCTGGTTGCTCCCTTGCGGGTCAGGAAGGCAGAATTCAAGTCGGTATTCTTGATGATGTAATGTGGATGTCCATCAGCATCTACACCTTTGCGGCTAGAACCATCGTAGCTCTTTCCATCAAGCGTGGTATATCTGGCAAATCGGTAATCCATAAACTCGTTGGCATCCATAAACTCAGGCATGCGCGCCAACTTCTTGATACCATAATATCCGTCATAAGAGATGGTTGCCTTCTGTGCCTTGTCTGCACCCTTGCTGCCCTTGGTGGTAATCATGATGACACCGGCAGAGGCACGGGAACCATAGATGGCGGTAGAAGATGCATCTTTCAATACGTCGATGCGGTCGATATCATCAGGATTGAGGAAGTCCATGTTGTCGCAAACTACACCATCGATAACATACAATGGCTGTGCCTGCTTGTTGATAGAAGCCTGTCCACGAACCTGAATATTGAAGCCTGCACCTGCGCGGCTACTAGACTGGGTGATGTTGACACCTGGAACAGAACCCTGCAGAGACTCTGCAAGATTGGTTGTACCACGAGCGGCTATCTTTTCTGAGTTGACAGATGCGATAGAACCAGTTACGTCGCGTTTGCGCATAGTACCATAACCAACGACAACGACCTCGTCAAGGGCTTCATTGTCATCTTCAAGTACGATGTTCCATGTTTTCTGACTTCCTACTTTCACTTTCTTAGGCTTGCAGCCGATGTAGCTGAAAGTCAAGACCGCATTAGGGTCAGCGTTCTGGATGGTAAACTTACCGTCAAGGTCGGTGATGCCACCTGCCTTACCATTCTGGTCAGTAATGGTTACACCAATCATTGGTTCGCCATTAGCATCCTTAACGGTACCTTGGATTGTTTTCTGCGCAAAGGCGAGGAAACAAACCGAACTCAAGGTCAGTGCCATGCTGGCACGTTTCAGTTGTTGATACATAACGATGTTTGTTTTGTAGGTTATTATTATATCTTGTTAAGTTTTGGTCTAATTGAACTTACTAGCGATTAGTTGTAGTCGTGTTTGATTCTCTATAGATCATAAGGAATCTTAGATTTTTGATAATAATCTTTAGATTTCTGCTACAAAAGTAGTGAAAATTATCAAAAGGCGGATAAAATTAATGAAAAATCTAACGTAAACGTTTTCACTAGTGTTTCTTCTACAATATAGCTTTTTGACGTGTTGGTTCGGGCTGGCAAGTGAGCCTTACGTAACGTTTAACTGAGGCTTATTTGAAGTTCAAGTGAGGCTTACTTGAACGGTTAAAGAGGCTTTTTTGAAGCTCAAGTGAGGCTTTCTTGATGGGGGCAGGAGGTAGCCGGAATTACGTCGCGACGTATCTCTCGCTGCGTCGCGACGCGCCGATTGCTACGTCGTGACGCATCAGATGCTACGTCGTGACGTAATTTC of Segatella copri contains these proteins:
- a CDS encoding SusC/RagA family TonB-linked outer membrane protein, producing MYQQLKRASMALTLSSVCFLAFAQKTIQGTVKDANGEPMIGVTITDQNGKAGGITDLDGKFTIQNADPNAVLTFSYIGCKPKKVKVGSQKTWNIVLEDDNEALDEVVVVGYGTMRKRDVTGSIASVNSEKIAARGTTNLAESLQGSVPGVNITQSSSRAGAGFNIQVRGQASINKQAQPLYVIDGVVCDNMDFLNPDDIDRIDVLKDASSTAIYGSRASAGVIMITTKGSKGADKAQKATISYDGYYGIKKLARMPEFMDANEFMDYRFARYTTLDGKSYDGSSRKGVDADGHPHYIIKNTDLNSAFLTRKGATSYKDSKLYDLMMDPSFDGYDWKKLVSRTAAQQNHFISAAGATDKVSYRVGMGYQGEENVFKGNDYERFNFKGAMDAKLSKIFEAGFSTNMSMSRTQDVCTDGTYSPYVNAFYFNPFVSPTDADGNLIPNPGAKAAFGSDAQFTSTYNPLIDLNDGNYTNETKMYRLMGNFYLRANIIKGLKFTTTFSPNYSHKRQGIFYATGLNEGNDVGSTYYQKNKTNFGSVANTTRVDWTWDNQFDYNRTFGDHTVGAMALFSLYKSNTEYQYEEGKGIASDHTTFHNLGTASGDKTLSSSYTESSLESFAFRANYSYKGRYMATATLRTDGSSRFADGNRWGWFPSVAAAWRISDEAWMKQFNNWLDNAKLRLSYGVTGNNNVGDYVTIASATGPSYVTIDGKEVQGYHPNGLVNTELIWEKVKEFDVGLDLSFLKNRINVTADFYNRLSDGQIMSRSVPIETGEKTSTFNVGSVQNRGIELGLNFNIINKKDFSWSANINFARNWNKIKELSNGKVDEVANNWFIGEPLNVLRDYTHTDVITDKGVTMHTMNGDKHYTLKEFYEKYGTKYKWYEGQVAVNDWNDDGKIDDNDKQIYGCTDPRWTGSFTTNVYFKGFDFSIMFYTKSGFWSRSYFHEKYMKYGDRGNAHMQLDYYIPKGAPIIDHATGEITTATETHYGKYPYPNNSDTSMGGYFGDKGSAKGEGFQYQKTSFTKVKNITLGYTLPKSVVNKAGIRNLRVYVNVLNPFCFTNYKGFDPEWASQNLQNGGPSSVTYQFGVNLKF